The window GACAGACCCCTCCCTCAGGGCCGTCTGGGACCTCGGCCCCGTCCTCGGCCTCCCCCTCCTGGTTCATATACACAGAGAAGGTCCTGCTGTAAAACTCCAGCACTCGCTCCTGGAGAACAGGGgaaggggagaagaggaggagggctcTGATGATGGTGAAGGCCCGCTCCTGGAGGCCCCTGGGCCCGGGGCCACACAGCCTCCCGTGGCCCCCGTCCTGCCACGTACCCAGCCTCTCCAAACCAcctatgaggaggaggagaggtttGATTATTGATATAAACAAAGACAACCAGCGATCAGCGCTCAACTTCTGCactccttttatttttctacttGCACAGAAAAGGTTCCAGTCTGCCCATCAGAGTCCGGAAGGCGGTGAGGAGAACCCAGGCCCTGCCTCGCTCCTCCAGCTCGTTCTCCGGCTGTTTGAGTCCAGACCAGAATTCTGgaaccacagaggaggaaagacgCATCTGCAAAGTCTCCAGCAGCCAGCCGCCGAGGAGCCGCCCAAGACCCTGACAACAGAGGAGGTCCAACGAGTCCGAGAGGCTCTGCTCGGTCACCGGGCAGCCAGGGGACACCTGAAAAATGAACCATGATAAGAGATGTGTTCTGATGGACTCTGCAGGACTGTAGTCTCCAATATAGATCAACTGATCTCAGGCCTGTGAGGACGCAGGTCTGAGATCAGGGATGAAGGCACCTCAGAGAGGTTGACTTCAACTCCAGAAATGGATGTGAGTCAGAGTGAACTGTCCTTGGTCTTGGACTCTTGTTAAAGTCTACCGGTCTCGGCTAACGCGTTGTACGGCGTCATCTTATGAGGAGGACACTGTTAACAGCGTCTTACGTTAAAACGGTGACAGTGAACATTGAGAGTTAGCAGCTGTCATTGCTAATGCAAAGGGCGCAAACAGCGTAACGTGTGTGCCGAATTTTACTGATTAACGTGACTAATAATGTACTGTCCTAAGTTACGTCCTGACCGGCGTGAACCGTCGGTACAAGCAGGAAAACATTAAATCATGAAGAAACTGAACGGAATTCGGCTCCATGTTGGCTTCTGTCATTTGGCTTCATGAGTCCAGTGATTAAGTTCACTCACCAAAGCTGCAGTGACAGTTTCCCAAGCATCAGCAACACCCAGCTGTGGTACCGATCCCGAAATCTCTGCTGACTCCGATTCCATCAcgatttcctccattttcttaGACTGTCTTCACAAACAACGGACTAGCTAATCAGAGCAAAAGATTTAAACTTCGGGTTGTTCGTCGTGTTATAACGTCTCACACGTTTATGTACAAGTACACATTGTGTCTTAGatatgttttattaatgtaaCAATTATTGGTCATTTCAGGAAAAACCTTCTACTATGAATTTGAAATATCGTATCATAGTTCTTCCTCACACATCGCGCGTTTACATCTTCTTCTTCGccgttttcttcttcttctcccaaCTAGTTTCCGGCCAACAGTTTTCCAAGACGCTCGTGCTGTCCTCCACTGTTAATAACACGAATGATTATTACAAACAACCATAGTAGTGTCAGCATTTGTAATAACTGTGTCattgatggttttttttttttaaatatatgacACTGTTAAGCAGACACGATCACTATACGTACGTATTTATGAACAAGAAGAGTAGTACTTCCGGTGTGAACACGAAGTAAATGGATGTAGTTACAGACTACAATTCACAGATATTATGCGTGTAGACGTTACTGTCGTCTATAGTTTACGGTGTTTTGAAACTTTAACTGTAAATATGTTGTTTAGTTTCATTGCTCagtcctttttttcttttgtcttttgtccccGTGGAGCTATATGTCCTTTTTTCACTAAGTGCAATGTTAAAACcgtcaaattccttgtatgtgcacacacacctggccaTTAAAGCCGACTCTGATTCTGATCCTGATtctaaatataaatacatatcaACAATACACCTTTTAAAATAATACTGCCAAAGAAGAAGTGTAGTTACACACTGTGACCACTGGAGGGCAACGATCACTCATTCTTTCACTCAAGATAATCATTTTTTCACAACTGTCAAGTCAGACTATAATAACATGCACTTACTTCCGCCGCAgaaattcaaaatcaaacattCAAATTAGGCAGCGGCGTAGATACGCCATTGGGCTTCAGGAATAGTGTTGTTACGGCGGTAGCGGACGTAACGATGCTCGTTTTGTGGTACCGTTACGTAATTTTTAGCGAGTTGAATCGAGTTGCCGACACTTCTCGCCCCGACGCTTGTGTTTTGAAAGGTCTGTGCTCAGTCCTCAGTAGCAGCTAACGTTACTAGCGGCGGCATCATCATGGCAGCGGAGTGCGAGTGAGTTTATTGACATCTGGTCTCATTTTCACCCTTAAACCTCAAACACATTTGCTGACACTCAGCGTCTTTAGTCTACAGCTCATTAACGCAGTGGTCGACATAGTGTTCCGAGTAAAATCTGATGAAATATAGCCGATCTGATGAAGCTAATGTTGATTAGCAATACAGTGTGTGAGCTAACAGGCTAGCGTTAGCTTAATTTTGGGTGAATGTTAACGACTTAAAGTCAGAAAATAGCTTAGAATAGCAGCTGGACACGGTAAGCACTAAGTTTTGTCCTGTTCTCCGCAGTGTGCTGTCTGAAATCGAGGTGCTGCAGTCGATTTATCTGGATGAGCTGCTGGTCGACAGGAGAGAGGACGGGTGAGACAACAgttagctcaaagtgcttcacttTGCTTCATTAGCTTTGGCTTCGACAGGTGATTCTTGAGCGGCTGTCAGTTCAGGTTAATGTGGGAAAACTCTGCGATAAAGACACTGAATCAGTGTGACAGTGTCTGAGAACGATGCTCCAGATTTCTACCTCAGATTACCTGAACCCAAACCTTTGCCCTAACTTTAACTCAGCCCTCCACCTGTGCTCAGGTAACCACACCCAGTGATAGAAAGAAACTAAGTTCATTTACTCAAGTTCTGCACAGAAGTATTATGTTAAGgcacttgtacttgagtatttcaaGTTTCTGCTACTTCGTCTGTGTGCTCCACTTCggttcagagggaaatgttctttttaagtCATCAGTAATCAATCAATACGTTCTGTTGTAATATTATTGATGGATAttgagactttattgatcctgcAGTGAAGCCGTCAAGCCCCTCAGCAGATAAAGTACATGAAGTATTtgaaatgagctccaccttcatCTGCTGCAGTGATTATGTTCAAATAATAAGAAGTACATTATTGTGAAACGGGCCATTCTGCTTTGTGTCGGGTCCTCCAGGGGCTGGGAGGTGAGCCTGGTCCTGTACCCGTCCACAGCCGAGGACTCTGTCTCCCAGTTCGTCCGGCTCACCCTGACTTTGACTCTGGATCAGCAGGTACGTGCTCCAGGATCTCACTGGgtttcatctctctgcagactgtaaacagagaaaagctggtTTATTGATCGCGGACGCAAGCATTTTCCTCCATGAGTCATAGTAATAACTCACTAATTCATCTGTCGTGATCCGTAAAGGATCAAGCTGTaaacattgttattattgtttacAAATCccacctgacttcctgtctgtggctctctgctctgagctcattggttcctactgGAGGTATAAACTTTGACAGCACCTCATAAAGATCTGGTTTCTTTagcttctttcatttcctcaaacagctgctcagtgtggcttcattcaaacaagcaggaggaaactgtgtttgttggctgatgaatccacatttggttctgattgatgtgttttaatggagctAAAATTAGATCTGTCAGCTGTGACACTCACTGAACTGTTAGCAGAAgctttcactgctgctctgagtcTGAGATTTGATGACTAAGACAGAAAATGTAGAAAGTTCAGCTCAGAAACGCTGATGAACGTGAGAGATGTTTGActcttcctgcttttctgtgttcagtATCCGTCGTCTTCTCCAGCCATCTCCGTTCATAATCCACGAGGCCTCTCTGACGACAAGCTCAGCAGGTAACGAAGCTGCGGACCGACTCAACTTGCCGCTGTCACGCTTTTTAATGCTGAGTGTCAGATCCTGTAATCATGTGCAAACTCTTTCTCTTAGTGTCCAGAAGTGTCTTCAGCTGGAGGCTCAGTCCTGTCTGGGTTCGCCGGTGTTGTATCAGCTCATCGAGGTCACTGTGAACAGAGTTTTCATTGAATGCATCATTGATCAGAACGTGTGCTTTCAGTCTGTGACGATCTGTTGATTCATACATTGAAGTCTTGTCTCtcactgtttttctcctccagaaagcaaaagaaatcCTGACTGAAAGCAACATTCCTCATGGAAACTGTGTCATCTGCCTGTACGGCTTCAAGGTACGCAGCTCAGCGCCGCAGTGATCAGCTGGTGGATGCACAAATAATCAGAAACTATTTGATAACTGATCAATCGTTCAGGTTCCTGCTTGCCGTTTGTGTGGATTTGCAGCTGTTAGTTACAGGTAATTTGATGACATGAACTCATTTTATAGGCAGATTTATCAGTAATGAGGAGAATCCTGAGGAGCGGTCCTGTATTTTTAGGATTGTTTAATGTTTATCTGAGTTTGTGGTGCGTTGTGAGCTCGTGCAGCCTGGACCTAAGCATGACACAGCAATAAATCAGCGATGATATGTCAGGGATGTGATTTCCAGCTGGTTCCGCTGCCCCCCAGTGGCCAAAAATAGTCATTACATCTGCAGAGATTTCCAGAAATCAGTTTCTGTTACAAATGTGAGTGAACTCGCTcgtgtttgaatgtttttagGAGGGAGAGACGTTCACCAAGACAAGCTGCTACCACTATTTCCACTGCCACTGCCTCGGCCGCTACGTCAGCCACTCTGAGAGCGAGCTCCGCCAGAGGGAGAAGGAGTTAGAGGAGGACAAGACCAGAAACTGGACAGACCATCAGGTTGGTCAGAGTCCTGCTGGGAGAACTGTTCTGgtgtctgtctttgcagctCTTTAATCTCTGACTCGTCTCATAGGAGCTGACTGTGGTGTGTCCGGTGTGCAGGGAGCCTCTGACGTATGACGTGGATcagctcctgtcctcccctgcaCCCCAGCTGCCGGAGGTGAGACCTCCTGCTAACGTAGACCTTAATGGTGAGGCGGTTTAGCCGCTTCCAGAACATCAAAACATTAaagagttttgtgtttttcactcagCTGGACGAAGCAGCAATCGGTTCAACCTTTCAGCAGAAGTGGTGTGAGCTGCAGAAGCTCCTGGAAAGACAGAGGTCTAAAGGGGGCATCATTGACCCGGAGGTGGAGTCCAATCGGTTCCTCATCCACATCAACGAGGTGAGAACGAATCAGAAGTCAGATCTGTGAGAGTGAAGATGTCACGCATTGAAGCAGCTCCAGGGTCAGTTATTAAGAGTTTAATGAGGTCTCAGACATGTGACTGCAGCACAGCTTCCAACTCTGCGACATTtcagcctgtttgtctgtgagatATTTGATCTGCTGAAGAAATGAttcactctgagctgcagtctAAAGCTAAAAGCTTCAAACTGCTTGACACGAAGGGAAAATGACTGGTGTTCGAATCCAGAACCAAGAGGcccttagcttagcttagcttagcttagcttagttcATGTTACTTTATTTTAGCTTAGGTTAGCACAAAAACTGAGAGCAGGTGCAAACTGCTTGTCCTGCTTTGTAAAAGTGAAAACGTTCCTTCGTGTGACTCCAGAGCTTCTTTATTTTCGCAGCTCCTTTAACATTAATATTCTCTGCTTCGTGTAAACTCCCACAGACTCCTTCTGTTGCTGAAAACGGAAACCTGGACGTAGATGTCTCTCCTGGCCCCCCGGTACCCTCAGCTTCTAATGTTTCCTCTGATGAAGCTGGCGTCAGGAGGGACCGATTCGGTCCTGGACTGTCCCACTGCAGAGGCGGTCCGGGCCAGAGGCGTCAGAACCAGGCGAgggggcagaggaggggaggcaggTCCAGaccacaacacagcagagccGCCCCCGTCACGGAGCACCTGGACAAACTGTCTCTGTCCCCAGGCTGCACTGAAGGACCAATACAAGCCAAAGCTCAGGGGACCCATGGCCAACAGATGCAAGTAAATGCAGAATTATGTGAGTCTGAGACAGACGGGGACGTCTGTGCAGAGCAACAAGAGACCGCGGGGACCCCGGACGACCAGCCGGCGTGCCAGGCGGCCTCGGAAACTGAATGCCCAGAAGATGCTGCAGAGTCCGCCGGCGGCCGTGGTCCCCGTGGGAGGAGAAGAGGTCCTCACCGACCCGCCCAGCACGCCGGGCCCCCGGGCCCCGCGCACCATTACTGGGATGGACGAGAGTCAAGAAGCAGGGGGGGGCCCAACAACCTGtacagcagaggaggggggCCCCGCAGGGGTCACGGCAGGGGCTTCCAACACAAggtggtgcagagagagaggggaagggaggaggTGCTATGACAAAGGGCAACAGGAGGGCCAatgaacaaatgtgtgtgtgcctccatCATCAGTTTGCATAGATTAAAGCCCTGCACCAGAACTGACGTCCACCGTagtccccctcccccctctgcatCGCCCCCACCCCGCTCTCTGGTTTGCACTTTCATGCACACTAATATCAGATTCAGATGGTCGTTGCTTTGTGTTGTGGTGCAATATGACTGGAAAGAACTACAAATTAAATTTCCTCTGGATGCCAGCGTCTCCGTTTCCTGTCCTTTTGTAATTCGCTTCACTCCAGTTGATTGTCGCAGCTTTAATTTATCTCCTTTTAATTATGTGTTGAGATTTTGAAATATGTTGACAGTGATGCTGATTTTAGCAGAACACACCAGATGGAGCACTGAGGGCAGAGTGGTCCTATGGGACGCAGCTCTGGGGTCTGCTAGGGACACACAACAGAAGCAGCTACAGGGCCTTAAGGCGACGCCAGCATTATGACATATGACTGAGGCCCATCTGAAAGAAGGAGATTGAgttcaaatatattttaaatctCTCATTTCAGTTTATATCGTGTCTATGGAAGATATTCCTAAGAAACACCACACTAATAACACGtgtaacaacacaaacacacacagctgctcttaAAGGAGCAAACGTTTCAACAGCGTGCCGCTAAGACTTCTGGGAGTTGTAGTTGAACGTTGAACAGGCGCACCCTGGGAGGAAGAGAGGCGGAACCTGCGCCCCACCGACGCCATCTTGGCAGTTTTTTGTTGGAAGACCAGCCCCTCTGAATAGTCTGCGCAGGGTCGCAGAGGcgtgttgttgttttcaaaacGGCGGAGGTTATGACTGGCGGGACCGACTTTCACAAAAGGTATAACAGCAACAAGTACTCTGAAGCTAGAATGGACGTCGACATGGACTCTGGTCATCTGGAAAGTGAGCGGGGTGAACTGGACAGTAGTATCCCGGCTGCGTGTTCGTCTAACGGCAGCGGCGGGGAAGAGGACGAGGCGGAGGCCGTTGGCCGTGCGAGAGAAGCCGGGGGCTCGGGTAGTCAGCACACGCCGGACGGAGGCGGAGTGCTCTGCGGCGGCAGGGAGCAGGAGGTGTCGGTCGAAATTGGAGAAACGTATTTATGTCAAAGAGCCGACAAAACATGGCGTGagtgatgtttctgttctgcttcaATCCAATTCCGCGTTAACGTTAGGTGCGCGGACTCGACTGTTTGGGGAGAATTCcgcaccaaactccattcagtATTTTACGTTTTTTAGTTGATCGCGTCTTTCGAACTCCTGCGTGGTAATAAGATGTAATTCACCATTTTTGATGTATACTGGTGCTTTCTGGACAATTCGGCGCAGATTATAAAGCCCTAAGAGTGCAAAGAACAGACGAGCAGGTCTGAAAGTTGATAAATCATTGTAGTAAATGGGCGAACGTTGCAGTTTGGAGGATTATGTGATTACCGAGCTCAGCACACATCAAGCCACGTTTTCTCAGGCGAAATGACAGGAAATATATTTGCTAATAACCAAAGAGGTATTTAAAACTGCTTTGTTGGGTAAAAGTGTCATTAACTGGTGGATCTCACTGTCTTTTCAGATACAGCAGAGGTTATTCAGTCCAGACTGAATGaacaggagggcagagaggagttCTACGTTCACTATGTAGGATGTGAGTAAAGCACTGGTTCTTGATATGCTTGATGGGAGTGGATGTCTTATTATCCCCTTATACCACCCTCACTTTGGCCATCCCCTCAcctgctgtttcactgtgaccTCCATCTCATTTTCTTTGACGTGCAGTCAACAGACGCCTGGACGAGTGGGTGGGAAAGGCTCGTCTGGCACTTACCAAGACGGTGAAGGATGCGGTGAGGAAGAGCACGGAGATCGGCGGCGTTGGTGATTTGGGTGAACAGCCTGAAAGGAAGATCACTCGCAACCAGAAGCGGAAGCACGATGAGATCAACCATGTTCAGAAGGTAGAGATGCCTGTGTGTTTCGTGCAGGCTGTGTTTGCACTCTGTGTATTAAAAGGTTGATATTTATCTGTATTTCCTGTGCAGACGTACGCAGAGATGGACCCAACAACAGCGGCCCTGGAGAAGGAGCATGAGGCGGTAAGGTGGactgtctgcgtgtgtctgtcAGTTTCTCTTACTAACGATCAGTTAACTGAAGTGGAGAGCAAAGACGGCGGGATATGTGTTCACTTTAAGTTCTTCAACGTTTTACAGTCTTTGTGaacattcttcctcttccgcCCGGCGTGTCTCTCCCTCAGATCACCAAAGTGAAATATGTGGATAAGATCCAGATAGGAAACTTCGAGATCGATGCCTGGTACTTCTCGCCGTTTCCGGAGGACTATGGCAAACAGCCCAAGCTGTGGATCTGTGAATACTGCCTTAAATACATGAAGTACGAGAAGACCTTCAGACATCACCTGGTCAGTGCGGCCTTCACCTCTAACAGCTGCTTGTCCGTCTTTGTTTGAGTCTCAGAACGCAGACGTGTGACATTAAATTCTGTTAAATGTGCagaatgttcagtttttcttggGTTTATTTAGtaagaaaactgttttttctctgtgactCACCTGTAACCACCTGAGAAACCCAAATCCTGCACAGTTTAGAACTAAACAGTGACTAAGTGATGTTCATTGGACCTTTCGCCCTCCTCAGTCTCACTGTCAGTGGAAGCAGCCTCCAGGCAAAGAGATCTACAGACGGAGCAACATATCGGTGTATGAAGTGGATGGGCGGGACCATAAGGTGAGTGCACCTGGACCGTCTTTGGCACACCTGAAGGCGGAAGCTGTTTAATTGTGTGGATTCGTGAgcgtctctctgctgctctgcggTTCTAGAGGAAACTCTAACGATGTTCGTGGCTGTGTTTCCTTCGTCTCTGTTTGCAGATCTACTGTCAGAATCTTTGTCTACTAGCAAAACTCTTTCTCGACCACAAGACGCTTTATTTTGACGTGGAGCCCTTCATCTTCTACATCCTCACTGAAGTCAACAAACAGGGCGCGCACATCGTCGGCTACTTCTCCAAAGTGAGGCCTGGTTCTGACGTTTGATGGTTCCTTGTTACTCCAGTGTTCCTGAACAGAACACGCTGTGTGTTAACTCGTGTTTTTGTCCTTCGGTTCGGTCTCTCAGGAGAAAGAGTCTCCAGATGGAAATAACGTGGCGTGTATTCTCACTCTGCCGCCGTACCAACGCAGAGGCTACGGGAAGTTCCTCATAGCTTTCAGTGAGTGAGACAGCAggactgtggctgtgtgtgtgtgtgtgtgtgtgtgtgtgtgtgtgtgtgtgtgtgtgtgtgtggggggatgGATCACTCATTACTGAATCTGTTCAAATCTTTTTCTGTCCGCTGACACACCGATGAGTCCTCACGTCcatctttgctgctgtgtgtgcaggttaCGAGCTGTCCAAGCTGGAGAGTGCGGTCGGCTCTCCGGAGAAGCCGCTGTCCGATCTGGGGAAGCTCAGCTACAGAAGTTACTGGTCCTGGGTTCTGCTGGAGATCCTGAGGGACTTCAGGGGGACGCTGTCCATCAAGGACCTCAGGTGGAGACACAAACGTCATCATCAGACACTCAGACATCTTTTTCCTCACACGCGTCCAATGAGTTCAGAGTGTTGTGattgacccccccccccttttcccCTCAGCCAGATGACCAGCATCACGCagagtgacatcatcagcacgCTGCAGTCGCTCAACATGGTGAAGTACTGGAAAGGTCAGCACGTCATCTGTGTGACGCCCAAACTGGTGGAGGAGCACCTGAAGAGCGCCCAGTACAAGAAACCACCAATCACAGGTCAGACACTGAGAACTGAGTGACGTCGACAGTTTTCCGTCCGCTGCTCATAAATCCGTCCCTGCGGCGCTGACTGTGTTTCGGTGTGTCTGCGTCTCGTGTCCTGATGTCCTCCACACACCACCTGTGTTTACTCTCTGGCTCACGttgtgtcttctgtctttcGCAGTGGACACCATGTGTTTGAAGTGGGCGCCCCCCAAAAATAAACAAGCCAAGTTGTCCAAGAAGTGAGAGGAGTGACGCCACGTCTGTGCAcgtcgccccccccccccagcatcCTGTTAGGAAACCTCAGTGTACATAGCCGTTACTAGCATCTGTCAGTATTTTCTTAAAATATACACGTAAAAAATCTGACCTGTGTCCTGATTCTTTCCTCGTCTGAACGACTtcttagttttttcttttcagtgttttcagctgctgaatAATCAAAGTCCGTCAGTTAATCAGAGTTAAgaagagtttgtgtgtgtggacgctGATGTTCATCTCAGGTGAGTTTAGTTGCTTTCGTGTCTCTCAGGTGTCTCCTGtgacgtctgtctgtccttaCCTGTTGGACAACAGAAGGACAGCGTGTGTTTTGAGCTCGTGTCAGTGTGGTGATGAAGGCTGCAGTCAGTTCAGCTTGCTCAGTTCTGGACTCTGACTCGGGGCGTGGCGACTGACTGCTGCAGCTAATTGGAACGCAGCCATGTTGTTATGGGCCTCACCTGAGCAGCAGGTGGATCACTGGGAGCCTCGTGTGTTTGGATGTTTCTGCACAGACACTCAAAGCAGTTTGTTGCAcatgaagaaagaagagaatATTTAAGCtcagcttcatcttcatcttcatcactgaaaTTCTCTGGAGTTCAGAAACaggcaaggttttttttttttttttttttttaaaaacaatttagCATGTATAGCACATAATATCTTTTTGTTCTTCAGCAGCTTTGGACGGTGTGTTGGTGTGAAGGAAGAGTTTGAAATCAATGATTCACGTCTTTAACCTTCCTGAACGCTGTGTCTGTTCACGCTGTTCGTCTGAAATGAAAAGGTTTTTGGCTCCACAGCCTGCTGTGATCTGttatttctgatttatttagcgtccaaacagagaaaatgtgactgCCGGACAGTAAAACTCCAGGTTTAGTGCAGACTTAATGTCGTCAGAAGGCTACAATCAGCTGTTCTGTGGTCTGATGTAATATAATGACAAACACAAGGGGGCAGCAGAGCTCCAGCTAAACACAGCTGCTCTAAAGAAACATAATCAACTTTATCTGAAGAACAGCAAAATTCTCTGTCAAAGACTCACATTAAACCATGTTCAGTTGGACACAGGGATGTTAAATATTAAGTAAAGTTTGATTTATTCACCGGAGCCTTAATTAATTCTCTACTTTATTCTCCAAACAGAAAACTTGAGCGAGGTTTCGTTAAACACCGTCTTCTCACAGTAAACTGACAGATGCTGGACTTGTGAGATGTCCTGACTTCACATTTGAACAGCATCCCTTCATTTATTCTCATTAATGTGACAGTAAGTCAGAGCTCATCCCATAATAAGTCTTAGGATTAAAAAATCGCTGATATTGCTAAATCATAATACTGTCAAGTTAAGTTTTGAactatttctgtattttcctgGTGGAAAAGCCTTCAGTGTTACAAATATTAGTACTTTAATATTCACGAAGATGTTtataaacagtattttaacaTTCAGTCGTTTTCATTCAGTCATCGAATGGAAAGCTCCCAGTCTCGCCAGCACTGAGTAAAACCATGAAATGTCCCTGCAGAGGTAAAAGCTCTCCGTCAGCCCGCTGTGATGcactgctggaggaggactGGAAAGAGGCCACCAGAGAGTTTGTCCAGTCAGGAAGGTCGTCTGtaaacagtcaaacacacaaacacacaaacagcttcatgCTGCTTCATGTTCAGGCCTGTAAACAGAAGTCTGAGTGAAACTTCAACATCTGAACAGAAACCAGAAAAAAAGTTCAGAGGAATGAACCAAAAAAGGCAgctggacagaggagagagcgcCGTGAtcccagagacagacagcaggcttagtttggacagacagagacagacagacagacagagagagagacagacagacagacagacagacggtctgagggagaggcagagagacagacagacagagacagagacagacaggtggtctgagggagaggcagagagacagacagacagacagagacagacagcaggcttagtttggacagacagagacagacagacagagagagagatggacagacagacagacagacggtctgagggagaggcagagagacagacagacagagacagacagacggtctgagggagaggcagagagacagacagacagacagacagagacagacagacagacagacagagagagagacggacagacagacagacagacggtctgagggagaggcagagagatagacagacagacagacagagagagagatggacagacagacagacagacggtctgagggagaggcagagagacagacagacagacagacagagacagacagagagagagacggacagacagacagacagacggtctgagggagaggcagagagacagacagacagagacagacaggcggtctgagggagtgacagagagacagacagacagacagacagagacagacagacagacagagagagagacggacagagagagagacagacagagacagacagacagacagacagagagagagacagacagacagacagacagacggtctgagggagaggcagagagacagacagacagacagacagagacagacagacagacagacagagagagagacggacagacagacagacagacggtctgagggagaggcagagagatagacagacagacagacagagagagagatggacagacagacagacagacggtctgagggagaggcagagagacagacaga of the Chaetodon auriga isolate fChaAug3 chromosome 16, fChaAug3.hap1, whole genome shotgun sequence genome contains:
- the rnf25 gene encoding E3 ubiquitin-protein ligase RNF25, with amino-acid sequence MAAECDVLSEIEVLQSIYLDELLVDRREDGGWEVSLVLYPSTAEDSVSQFVRLTLTLTLDQQYPSSSPAISVHNPRGLSDDKLSSVQKCLQLEAQSCLGSPVLYQLIEKAKEILTESNIPHGNCVICLYGFKEGETFTKTSCYHYFHCHCLGRYVSHSESELRQREKELEEDKTRNWTDHQELTVVCPVCREPLTYDVDQLLSSPAPQLPELDEAAIGSTFQQKWCELQKLLERQRSKGGIIDPEVESNRFLIHINETPSVAENGNLDVDVSPGPPVPSASNVSSDEAGVRRDRFGPGLSHCRGGPGQRRQNQARGQRRGGRSRPQHSRAAPVTEHLDKLSLSPGCTEGPIQAKAQGTHGQQMQVNAELCESETDGDVCAEQQETAGTPDDQPACQAASETECPEDAAESAGGRGPRGRRRGPHRPAQHAGPPGPAHHYWDGRESRSRGGPNNLYSRGGGPRRGHGRGFQHKVVQRERGREEVL
- the kat8 gene encoding histone acetyltransferase KAT8 — encoded protein: MTGGTDFHKRYNSNKYSEARMDVDMDSGHLESERGELDSSIPAACSSNGSGGEEDEAEAVGRAREAGGSGSQHTPDGGGVLCGGREQEVSVEIGETYLCQRADKTWHTAEVIQSRLNEQEGREEFYVHYVGFNRRLDEWVGKARLALTKTVKDAVRKSTEIGGVGDLGEQPERKITRNQKRKHDEINHVQKTYAEMDPTTAALEKEHEAITKVKYVDKIQIGNFEIDAWYFSPFPEDYGKQPKLWICEYCLKYMKYEKTFRHHLSHCQWKQPPGKEIYRRSNISVYEVDGRDHKIYCQNLCLLAKLFLDHKTLYFDVEPFIFYILTEVNKQGAHIVGYFSKEKESPDGNNVACILTLPPYQRRGYGKFLIAFSYELSKLESAVGSPEKPLSDLGKLSYRSYWSWVLLEILRDFRGTLSIKDLSQMTSITQSDIISTLQSLNMVKYWKGQHVICVTPKLVEEHLKSAQYKKPPITVDTMCLKWAPPKNKQAKLSKK